The following proteins are co-located in the Enoplosus armatus isolate fEnoArm2 chromosome 10, fEnoArm2.hap1, whole genome shotgun sequence genome:
- the LOC139291708 gene encoding protocadherin alpha-C2-like, with product MEGFICSEYWKRYVWTIILIVATLHSTLAVTHYSVPEELEEGSVVANLAGDLGLDVKALVERKMRIDIITNRKYLDVNKETGELYIVERIDRESLCPAKTSCYLKMEAIIENPKRIFYIELEIMDINDNAPHFRRDTIDLDISEATQAGERFSVSNAVDPDVGSNSVKTYHLSGSDYFTIEIQTGRDGSKFADLILKKTLDREYQAVHNLILTAVDGGIPSRSGTASIIVHVLDTNDNAPAFEEESYHVSVMENSPIGSLVIHLNATDLDEGSNSDLMYSYSLYTSEKTQETFHLNPNTGEITVKGVLNYEDLRIFDMEVIATDKGVNSLSGQCKLKIVVEDMNDNHPEISIKSFQSPVNENIELDTVIAVVSVSDKDSGDNGVVDLHVPDNMPFKLRESSDNCYELVVSEPLDREKVPEYDITFTVTDRGSPPLSDNETMTLELLDVNDNVPQFPQSFYTIRVMENNAPGALLSSLTAFDPDLHENQYLVYFILEKEIANTSMSMLFSINPENGNLYALKTFDYEIEKEFLFHIEARDSGSPPLSSNVTVHIIIVDQNDNAPVIVSPWRAHGSVVEEKIPRSTDKGSLVSKVIALDTDSVHNSRITYQFLQVTDATLFSLDQYNGEIRTMRMFSYRDPRHQRLVVVAKDNGQPALSATVTIKLSTVETAVKAYSDLTEVPLEYDIFSDLNLYLVIGLGSVSFLLLITILVTIVLKCQKPKPSKAAPPCRNSVISERNSTIADSTLVSNDAYWYSLFLAETRKGKLVVRQPVPKGSRYIVSSIPRGTGLTDTSDSAASTLQVRPKLNLLP from the coding sequence ATGGAAGGTTTTATCTGTTCTGAATATTGGAAAAGGTATGTGTGGACAATTATTCTTATCGTTGCCACCTTACATTCCACGTTAGCTGTAACACACTATTCTGTTCCTGAGGAACTCGAAGAAGGCTCTGTCGTCGCAAATTTAGCTGGAGATTTGGGACTAGATGTGAAAGCATTGGTCGAACGGAAAATGCGCATAGATATCATTACCAATAGGAAATATCTGGACGTGAACAAAGAAACAGGGGAGCTGTACATTGTTGAACGTATTGACAGAGAGTCTCTATGTCCCGCCAAGACATCCTGCTATCTGAAAATGGAAGCTATAATCGAAAACCCCAAAAGAATATTTTATATCGAATTAGAGATAATGGACATAAATGACAACGCGCCTCATTTTAGAAGAGACACGATAGATTTAGATATTTCAGAGGCTACGCAGGCTGGTGAGCGATTTTCTGTGAGCAATGCAGTTGACCCAGACGTTGGTTCAAACTCAGTGAAAACATACCACTTGAGCGGAAGTGATTATTTCACAATAGAAATTCAAACTGGAAGAGATGGATCAAAATTTGCTGATTTAATCCTGAAAAAGACTTTGGATCGAGAGTATCAGGCTGTTCATAATTTAATACTCACAGCTGTAGATGGCGGTATTCCGTCTCGTTCTGGTACTGCCAGCATTATTGTTCATGTTTTAGACACAAATGACAACGCCCCTGCATTTGAAGAAGAGAGCTACCACGTCAGTGTAATGGAAAATTCTCCCATTGGAAGTCTTGTTATTCATCTCAATGCGACAGATTTAGATGAAGGTTCCAATTCTGATTTAATGTACTCATACAGTCTGTATACGTCTGAGAAAACGCAAGAAACGTTTCATTTGAACCCAAACACTGGTGAAATTACTGTAAAAGGAGTGTTGAATTATGAAGATTTAAGAATTTTTGATATGGAAGTTATAGCAACTGATAAAGGAGTCAACAGTCTGTCAGGACAATGTAAACTCAAAATTGTCGTTGAAGACATGAATGACAACCATCCAGAAATATCTATTAAATCCTTTCAGAGTCCAGTCAATGAAAACATAGAATTAGACACAGTGATAGCTGTAGTTAGTGTCAGTGATAAAGACTCAGGCGACAACGGAGTGGTTGATCTTCATGTTCCAGATAATATGCCTTTCAAACTGAGGGAGTCCTCTGATAACTGTTATGAATTAGTGGTGTCAGAGCCATTAGACCGTGAGAAGGTTCCTGAATATGACATCACGttcactgtgacagacagaggttctcctcctttatctgaCAATGAAACTATGACGTTAGAACTGCTGGACGTTAATGACAATGTTCCACAGTTCCCTCAGTCGTTTTATACTATACGTGTAATGGAGAATAACGCTCCGGGGGCCTTGCTCAGTTCCCTCACTGCCTTTGATCCTGACCTCCATGAAAACCAGTATCTAGTTTATTTCATCCTAGAGAAGGAGATAGCCAACACCTCCATGTCCATGCTGTTCTCCATCAATCCAGAGAACGGTAACCTTTACGCACTAAAGACTTTTGACTATGAAATCGAGAAGGAGTTTCTTTTCCACATCGAGGCCAGAGACTCTGGCTCTCCTCCACTCAGCAGTAACGTGACCGTCCACATCATCATTGTGGACCAGAACGACAACGCTCCGGTTATTGTCTCTCCGTGGCGCGCGCACGGCTCGGTGGTGGAGGAAAAGATCCCCAGATCCACCGATAAAGGCTCTCTGGTTTCCAAGGTGATAGCCTTGGACACCGACTCGGTGCACAACTCCCGGATTACCTACCAGTTTCTACAGGTGACCGACGCCACCTtgttcagtctggaccaataCAACGGAGAGATCCGGACTATGAGGATGTTCAGTTACAGAGATCCGCGCCACCAGCGACTGGTTGTCGTTGCCAAGGACAACGGGCAGCCTGCTCTCTCCGCTACAGTCACCATCAAGCTGTCCACAGTGGAGACTGCCGTTAAGGCCTACTCTGACTTGACTGAGGTGCCTCTAGAATACGACATCTTTTCAGACCTGAACCTGTATTTGGTCATCGGTCTGGGCTCGGTGTCATTTCTCCTGCTGATCACCATATTGGTCACCATCGTGCTCAAGTGTCAGAAACCAAAGCCCAGCAAAGCGGCTCCTCCCTGCAGGAACAGCGTGATCAGTGAGAGGAACTCCACCATCGCTGACTCCACTCTGGTCTCCAACGATGCCTACTGGTACAGTCTGTTTCTGGCGGAGACCAGGAAAGGAAAGCTGGTGGTTAGACAGCCTGTGCCAAAGGGCTCCAGATACATCGTGTCCAGTATACCGAGAGGCACAGGACTGACAGACACTAGCGACTCAGCAGCTTCTACTCTGCAGGTACGACCAAAATTAAATCTTCTCCCGTAG
- the LOC139291707 gene encoding protocadherin alpha-C2-like: MRSSETMQSCKRYVLLVILCFFVQHISTSVTHYSIPEEMKEGSVVANLATDLSLDVKTLNQRKMRLDIIANKKYLDVNKETGELYIVEKIDREYLCPTKSSTSCYLKLEVILENPLRIFNIEVEMLDMNDNAPQFRRDAIHLDISEATPKGERFSLSNAVDPDVGSNSVKTYHLSESEHFNIEVQTGRDGSKFAELILTKTLDREQKAVHNLILTAVDGGTPARSGTASIIVHVLDTNDNTPTFDKVSYNLKIMENSPIGSLVVHLNATDSDEGSNSDVTYSYSLYTSEKTQETFNLNPSTGEITVKGMLNYEDFRIYDMEVIATDKGANSLSGQCTIKILVEDMNDNHPEISIKSFQSPVNENIELDTVIAVVSVSDKDSGDNGVVDLRVPDNMPFKLRESSDNYYELVVSEPLDREKVPEYDITFTVTDRGSPPLSDNETMTLELLDVNDNVPQFPQSFYTIRVMENNAPGALLSSLTAFDPDLHENQYLVYFILEKEIANTSMSMLFSINPENGNLYALKTFDYEIEKEFLFHIEARDSGSPPLSSNVTVHIIIVDQNDNAPVIVSPWRAHGSVVEEKIPRSTDKGSLVSKVIALDTDSVHNSRITYQFLQVTDATLFSLDQYNGEIRTMRMFSYRDPRHQRLVVVAKDNGQPALSATVTIKLSTVETAVKAYSDLTEVPLEYDIFSDLNLYLVIGLGSVSFLLLITILVTIVLKCQKPKPSKAAPPCRNSVISERNSTIADSTLVSNDAYWYSLFLAETRKGKLVVRQPVPKGSRYIVSSIPRGTGLTDTSDSAASTLQFCN, encoded by the exons ATGCGGTCCTCTGAAACAATGCAGTCTTGCAAAAGGTACGTGCTGCttgttattctttgttttttcgtTCAACACATATCGACTTCAGTGACTCATTATTCAATaccagaggaaatgaaagaaggaTCAGTTGTAGCGAACCTGGCTACTGATCTCAGCCTGGAtgttaaaacactgaatcagaGGAAGATGCGTCTTGACATCATTGCAAATAAGAAATATCTGGACGTGAACAAAGAGACTGGTGAGCTGTATATTGTTGAGAAGATTGACAGGGAATACCTTTGCCCTACAAAGTCGTCAACGTCTTGCTATCTCAAACTGGAGGTAATACTAGAAAACCCATTACGAATTTTTAACATAGAAGTAGAAATGTTAGATATGAACGACAACGCCCCACAGTTTCGACGAGACGCCATTCATTTAGATATATCTGAAGCGACGCCGAAAGGGGAGAGATTCTCTCTCAGCAATGCAGTTGATCCTGATGTTGGAAGCAATTCAGTGAAAACATACCATCTGAGTGAAagtgaacattttaatattgaagTTCAGACGGGACGAGATGGGTCGAAATTCGCTGAATTAATCTTAACAAAGACTTTAGATCGGGAGCAGAAAGCTGTTCATAATTTAATACTCACAGCTGTAGATGGAGGCACACCTGCTCGTTCTGGCACTGCCAGCATTATTGTTCATGTTTTAGACACTAATGACAACACTCCTACTTTTGACAAAGTGAGTTATAATctaaaaataatggaaaattCTCCCATTGGAAGTCTTGTTGTTCATCTCAATGCAACGGACTCAGATGAGGGGTCAAATTCTGATGTTACATACTCATACAGTTTATATACGTCAGAGAAAACGCAAGAAACATTTAATCTGAATCCTTCTACTGGTGAAATTACCGTTAAAGGAATGTTAAATTATGAAGATTTCAGGATTTATGATATGGAAGTTATAGCAACTGATAAAGGAGCCAACAGTCTGTCAGGACAATGTACCATAAAGATTCTGGTTGAAGACATGAATGACAACCATCCAGAAATATCTATTAAATCCTTTCAGAGTCCAGTCAATGAAAACATAGAATTAGACACAGTGATAGCTGTAGTTAGTGTCAGTGATAAAGACTCAGGTGACAACGGAGTGGTTGATCTTCGTGTTCCAGATAATATGCCTTTCAAACTGAGGGAGTCCTCTGATAACTATTATGAATTGGTGGTGTCAGAGCCATTAGACCGTGAGAAGGTTCCTGAATATGACATCACGttcactgtgacagacagaggttctcctcctttatctgaCAATGAAACTATGACGTTAGAACTGCTGGACGTTAACGACAATGTTCCACAGTTCCCTCAGTCGTTTTATACTATACGTGTAATGGAGAATAACGCTCCGGGGGCCTTGCTCAGTTCCCTCACTGCGTTTGATCCTGACCTCCATGAAAACCAGTATCTAGTTTATTTCATCCTAGAGAAGGAGATAGCCAACACCTCCATGTCCATGCTGTTCTCCATCAATCCAGAGAACGGTAACCTTTACGCACTAAAGACTTTTGACTATGAGATCGAGAAGGAGTTTCTATTCCACATCGAGGCCAGAGACTCTGGCTCTCCTCCACTCAGCAGTAACGTGACCGTCCACATCATCATTGTGGACCAGAACGACAACGCTCCGGTTATTGTCTCTCCGTGGCGCGCGCACGGCTCGGTGGTGGAGGAAAAGATCCCCAGATCCACCGATAAAGGCTCTCTGGTTTCCAAGGTGATAGCCTTGGACACCGACTCGGTGCACAACTCCCGGATTACCTACCAGTTTCTACAGGTGACCGACGCCACCTtgttcagtctggaccaataCAACGGAGAGATCCGGACTATGAGGATGTTCAGTTACAGAGATCCGCGCCACCAGCGACTGGTTGTCGTTGCCAAGGACAACGGGCAGCCTGCTCTCTCCGCTACAGTCACCATCAAGCTGTCCACAGTGGAGACTGCCGTTAAGGCCTACTCTGACTTGACTGAGGTGCCTCTAGAATACGACATCTTTTCAGACCTGAACCTGTATTTGGTCATCGGTCTGGGCTCGGTGTCATTTCTCCTGCTGATCACCATATTGGTCACCATCGTGCTCAAGTGTCAGAAACCAAAGCCCAGCAAAGCGGCTCCTCCCTGCAGGAACAGTGTGATCAGTGAGAGGAACTCCACCATCGCTGACTCCACTCTGGTCTCCAACGATGCCTACTGGTACAGTCTGTTTCTAGCGGAGACCAGGAAAGGAAAGCTGGTGGTTAGACAGCCTGTGCCAAAGGGCTCCAGATACATCGTGTCCAGTATACCGAGAGGCACAGGACTGACAGACACTAGCGACTCAGCAGCTTCCACTCTGCAG TTTTGTAACTGA